Proteins from a single region of Manis javanica isolate MJ-LG chromosome 5, MJ_LKY, whole genome shotgun sequence:
- the MC3R gene encoding melanocortin receptor 3: MNASAPCCLLSAQPTLPNSSEPLAAPSFGNQSSGGLCEQVFIKPEVFLVLGIISLLENILVILAVVRNGNLHSPMYFFLCSLAVADMLVSVSNALETVMIAIVNSNYLSFEDQFIQHMDNVFDSMICISLVASICNLLAIAVDRYVTIFYALRYHSIMTVRRALALIATIWACCGVCGVVFIIYSESKMVIVCLITIFFAMLLLMGTLYVHMFLFARLHVRRIAALPPAHGAAPQQHSCMKGAVTITILLGVFIFCWAPFFLHLILIIACPTNPYCVCYTAHFNTYLVLIMCNSIIDPLIYAFRSLELRTTFKEILCSCHGMNLG; the protein is encoded by the coding sequence ATGAATGCATCTGCACCGtgctgcctgctgtctgcccagcCAACGCTGCCTAACAGCTCGGAGCCCCTTGCGGCCCCTTCCTTCGGCAACCAGAGCAGCGGCGGGCTCTGCGAGCAGGTCTTCATCAAACCTGAGGTCTTCCTGGTGCTGGGCATCATCAGCCTGCTGGAAAACATCCTAGTCATCCTGGCTGTGGTCAGGAATGGCAACCTGCActcccccatgtactttttcctctgCAGCCTGGCGGTGGCCGACATGCTGGTGAGCGTGTCCAACGCCCTGGAGACCGTCATGATCGCCATTGTCAACAGCAACTACCTGAGCTTCGAGGACCAGTTCATCCAGCACATGGACAACGTCTTCGACTCCATGATCTGCATCTCTCTGGTGGCCTCCATCTGCAATCTGCTGGCCATCGCCGTGGACAGGTACGTCACCATCTTCTACGCGCTCCGCTACCACAGCATCATGACGGTGAGGCGGGCTCTCGCCTTGATCGCGACCATCTGGGCGTGCTGCGGCGTCTGCGGAGTGGTGTTCATCATCTACTCCGAGAGCAAGATGGTCATCGTGTGTCTCATCACCATCTTCTTCGCCATGCTGCTCCTTATGGGCACACTGTACGTGCACATGTTCCTCTTTGCCCGGCTGCATGTCCGGCGCATCGCGGCACTGCCGCCAGCCCATGGAGCGGCCCCGCAGCAGCACTCGTGCATGAAGGGGGCCGTCACCATCACCATCCTGCTGGGGGTCTTCATCTTCTGCTGGGCCCCCTTCTTCCTGCACCTCATCCTCATCATCGCCTGCCCCACCAACCCCTACTGCGTCTGCTACACCGCTCACTTCAACACCTACCTGGTCCTCATCATGTGCAACTCCATCATCGACCCCCTGATTTACGCCTTCCGCAGCCTGGAGCTGCGCACCACGTTCAAGGAGATTCTCTGCAGCTGCCATGGCATGAACTTGGGATAG